In Sinorhizobium mexicanum, one DNA window encodes the following:
- a CDS encoding IS91 family transposase encodes MRASIEVADIFRAAGAAYRLAHAGHLSLPQLKVMSAVEKCRTAALGGHVEACEDCGHRRIAYSSCRNRHCPRCQGAAARTWLAEREADLFPVGCFHVVFTLPAETADIAFQNKALVYDLLFKAASETMLTIAADRKHLGARIGITAVLHICGSAMTHHPHVHMIVPGGGITPDGSRWISSRPAFLLPVRVLSNLFRRLFLIRLVALHDAGRLSFFGALAHLAERQAFLRHLSPVRKKRWLVYAKAPFAGPEAVLAYLSRYTHRVAISNRRLITFNETGVTFCYKDYRRDGCDRQQIMTVAVDEFIRRFLLHVLPRGFHRIRHYGLLASSARKTSLALARELLHVAAPVDDGAPGEQDDFRPPCPCCGGRMIVIEMFERWKQPRGPPDATATNRETAS; translated from the coding sequence GGTCGAGAAATGCCGCACTGCTGCCCTCGGCGGTCACGTCGAGGCCTGCGAGGACTGCGGCCACCGGCGGATCGCCTACAGCTCCTGCCGCAATCGGCATTGCCCAAGGTGCCAGGGCGCAGCGGCACGGACATGGCTTGCCGAACGCGAGGCTGATCTGTTTCCAGTCGGCTGCTTCCACGTCGTGTTCACTCTGCCGGCCGAGACCGCCGACATAGCGTTCCAGAACAAGGCGCTCGTCTATGACCTGCTGTTCAAGGCGGCGTCGGAGACGATGCTGACCATCGCGGCCGATCGCAAGCACCTCGGCGCGCGCATCGGCATCACCGCCGTGCTCCACATCTGCGGATCGGCGATGACGCACCATCCGCATGTGCACATGATCGTTCCGGGCGGCGGCATCACGCCAGACGGAAGTCGATGGATATCATCGCGCCCGGCCTTCCTGCTTCCGGTACGCGTACTCAGCAATCTGTTTCGACGACTATTCCTCATCCGGCTGGTCGCTCTGCACGACGCCGGGCGGCTCAGCTTTTTTGGCGCACTTGCTCATCTCGCCGAGCGGCAGGCATTCTTGCGGCATCTATCGCCGGTCCGAAAGAAACGCTGGCTGGTCTATGCGAAGGCGCCGTTCGCGGGTCCTGAGGCGGTTCTTGCCTATCTGTCGCGCTATACCCACCGGGTCGCAATCTCGAACCGCCGCCTGATCACCTTCAACGAAACTGGCGTCACCTTCTGCTATAAAGACTACCGCCGCGACGGCTGCGACCGGCAGCAGATCATGACGGTCGCGGTCGATGAGTTCATCCGCCGTTTCCTGCTCCATGTCTTGCCGCGTGGCTTCCATCGTATCCGGCACTACGGCCTGCTCGCCAGTTCAGCCCGCAAGACCAGCCTCGCGCTCGCGCGCGAACTCCTGCACGTCGCCGCACCGGTCGATGACGGCGCACCGGGTGAACAGGATGACTTCCGCCCGCCATGCCCCTGCTGCGGAGGACGAATGATCGTCATCGAGATGTTCGAACGCTGGAAGCAGCCGCGCGGACCGCCGGATGCGACGGCGACAAACCGGGAGACGGCTTCATGA
- a CDS encoding type II toxin-antitoxin system ParD family antitoxin, producing the protein MSTMNISLPDHLKSFVDEQVAGRGYSTSSEYIRELIRRDQDRLALRRLLLDGASSAPTDPVDAEYFTGLRDQVRGRQSK; encoded by the coding sequence ATGAGCACAATGAACATTTCCCTACCGGACCATCTGAAGAGCTTCGTCGATGAGCAAGTCGCCGGACGGGGCTATAGCACGAGTAGTGAATATATCCGGGAACTGATACGTCGAGATCAGGACCGTCTCGCGTTACGTCGGTTGTTGCTTGACGGAGCTTCGTCCGCACCGACCGATCCGGTCGACGCGGAATATTTCACCGGTCTGCGCGATCAAGTTCGTGGTCGACAGAGCAAGTGA
- a CDS encoding type II toxin-antitoxin system RelE/ParE family toxin, whose translation MNNKAIVPRELARSDVEAAVDYYAREAGTEVALGFVDALQSAYDLIANHPESGSLRYAYELGLPDVRSISLKRYPYLIFYRVQSGYIDVWRVLHAKRDIPHWMQEPDSH comes from the coding sequence GTGAATAACAAAGCGATTGTTCCCAGGGAACTGGCCCGTAGTGATGTCGAAGCCGCCGTCGACTATTATGCGCGCGAAGCTGGAACCGAAGTCGCCCTCGGCTTTGTCGACGCTCTTCAATCGGCTTACGATTTGATCGCAAATCACCCGGAGTCCGGATCGCTGCGGTATGCATACGAATTGGGATTACCTGACGTGCGGAGTATCTCCCTGAAGCGATATCCCTATCTCATTTTCTATCGTGTCCAGTCAGGTTATATTGACGTATGGCGTGTGCTTCATGCCAAACGCGACATCCCGCACTGGATGCAGGAACCGGATAGTCACTGA
- a CDS encoding pre-toxin TG domain-containing protein, translating to MGDGFSDRMCSAPLTEDRMCYAPGVSPPPSELERFRQAITEASKVHRNEQLRAMIPSPQVIAAERRNQEADFKKLLADAGLTEKEFEIVVAYAREQFYSGVTLSEEVLEDRIRALHPPPPRFQGTVDPRGYNIGLMPRTQIAYDFFLSAAQECLKPQKFLECFGTALSLALDFMPVIGNIKGLIEAYTGRDLITGDKIPDWARCLNVALAVLPGAGAAWKAIRAGLRAAQRGSKAAVKAVLPIAMVVAVAKATPAESMQIIKTVAGLNETALRTAVKEAEKVGGGVLSASKAQDAAVRELSRVLSPDQIADIEKAISEKAAKATAAEAPAAAKAATAPAPSKPQVPGMPGAVPGAGSGGGGGAGRRPRKKPKGTTGPKALSAAEKTKAYKDVGFARRDMPQGDQYKPWGRYQVGKTKKNYEQAAKLKDGREVRIDDLEINKAAPETLDMVDYKHSKEVTEIADILKKSKNQYDDVFFRELEKSGHWQGFADKIDQFLRQAQLILENPKALGQIIIRCSDSRTAHIYEHIVANLYGNIFTKVGKKWVKSEGLEKIIDAIEIEVVP from the coding sequence ATGGGCGACGGGTTCAGCGACAGGATGTGCTCCGCCCCGCTCACCGAGGACCGCATGTGCTATGCCCCGGGTGTGAGCCCGCCACCCTCGGAACTGGAGAGGTTCAGGCAAGCGATTACAGAGGCAAGCAAGGTCCACAGGAACGAGCAGCTTCGCGCGATGATTCCTTCGCCGCAGGTGATCGCGGCCGAACGGCGCAACCAGGAAGCGGACTTCAAGAAACTCCTGGCTGATGCCGGCCTCACTGAAAAGGAATTCGAGATCGTCGTCGCTTACGCGCGAGAGCAATTCTACAGCGGCGTCACGCTGTCCGAAGAGGTCCTCGAGGACCGCATCCGGGCGCTCCACCCGCCCCCGCCCCGATTCCAGGGCACGGTCGACCCTCGCGGCTACAATATCGGTCTGATGCCCCGCACGCAGATCGCGTACGACTTCTTCCTGTCGGCTGCCCAGGAATGCTTGAAACCACAGAAGTTCCTCGAGTGCTTCGGCACGGCGCTGAGCCTCGCGCTCGACTTCATGCCCGTGATCGGCAACATCAAGGGTCTCATAGAGGCCTATACGGGCCGGGACCTCATAACCGGCGACAAAATCCCTGACTGGGCGCGCTGCCTCAACGTGGCACTGGCCGTATTGCCTGGAGCGGGCGCCGCGTGGAAGGCAATCCGCGCAGGCCTGAGAGCCGCCCAACGCGGCAGCAAGGCTGCCGTGAAAGCAGTTCTCCCGATCGCCATGGTCGTGGCCGTCGCCAAGGCGACGCCCGCGGAATCGATGCAGATCATCAAGACTGTCGCCGGCCTCAACGAGACCGCGCTCAGGACCGCTGTAAAAGAGGCAGAGAAAGTGGGCGGAGGCGTTCTTTCCGCGAGCAAGGCGCAGGATGCAGCGGTTCGGGAACTGAGCCGTGTCCTTTCGCCAGACCAGATTGCAGACATCGAAAAGGCGATATCTGAGAAGGCGGCAAAGGCGACGGCGGCCGAGGCCCCGGCAGCGGCAAAGGCTGCGACAGCCCCCGCCCCGTCGAAACCCCAGGTCCCCGGCATGCCGGGGGCCGTGCCCGGGGCGGGATCCGGCGGCGGCGGAGGTGCAGGGCGGCGACCGAGGAAGAAACCGAAAGGGACGACCGGGCCAAAGGCCCTGTCTGCGGCAGAGAAGACAAAGGCCTATAAGGACGTCGGCTTCGCCAGGAGGGATATGCCGCAAGGTGACCAATACAAACCCTGGGGGCGCTACCAGGTCGGGAAAACAAAGAAGAACTACGAGCAGGCCGCCAAGCTCAAGGATGGTCGCGAGGTCAGGATCGATGATCTGGAAATAAACAAAGCGGCGCCCGAAACGCTCGACATGGTCGACTACAAGCACTCAAAAGAGGTCACCGAGATCGCCGATATCCTGAAGAAATCGAAAAACCAGTATGACGATGTTTTCTTCAGGGAACTTGAGAAGTCCGGGCACTGGCAGGGCTTCGCTGACAAAATCGACCAATTCTTGCGCCAGGCCCAACTGATCCTCGAGAATCCAAAGGCTTTGGGCCAGATCATCATCCGGTGCAGCGACAGCCGGACTGCTCACATTTATGAGCATATCGTTGCCAATCTATACGGCAACATCTTCACAAAGGTCGGCAAGAAATGGGTCAAATCGGAAGGACTGGAAAAGATAATCGACGCGATCGAGATCGAAGTCGTCCCTTGA
- a CDS encoding DUF2200 domain-containing protein has product MSKHRIYSVSVASVYPHYIAKAEKRGRTKAEVDEIICWLTGHSQETLEDQLAKNVSFEDFFAQAPRMNPSRSLIKGTVCGVRVEEIQEATMREIRYLDKLIDELAKGKAMEKILRQ; this is encoded by the coding sequence ATGTCAAAGCATCGGATCTATTCGGTCAGCGTCGCAAGCGTCTATCCCCATTATATCGCCAAGGCGGAGAAGAGGGGGCGCACGAAGGCGGAGGTCGATGAAATCATCTGCTGGCTGACGGGCCACAGCCAGGAGACGCTGGAGGATCAGTTGGCGAAGAACGTCAGTTTCGAGGATTTCTTCGCGCAAGCGCCCCGGATGAATCCCTCCCGATCGTTGATTAAAGGAACGGTCTGCGGTGTCCGCGTGGAAGAAATCCAAGAAGCCACTATGCGGGAAATCCGTTACCTCGACAAATTGATTGACGAGCTCGCAAAGGGGAAGGCGATGGAGAAGATCTTGCGACAGTAG
- a CDS encoding D-amino-acid transaminase translates to MGRTVYVHGNFVPEEDARIGLFDRGFLFGDAVYEVTAVIAGRMIDNDLHLARLERSLRELGIALPLSRMEIEALQSELITRNGLKDGTVYLQVSRGEADRDFLYPETMVPKLVGFTQAKTLIGTRAQREGIAVDLADDPRWRRRDIKTSMLLGQVMAKQAARARGFDDVWLVEEGLVTEGASSTAHVITADGRILTRAASRATLPGCTQRALARLCETEGLHIEERAFAPEEAQEAAEAFQTSASSLVMPVVRIGGRVIGDGKPGPMTRRLQTLYLEAAGVPS, encoded by the coding sequence ATGGGCCGGACCGTCTACGTCCACGGGAATTTCGTCCCGGAGGAAGATGCCCGCATCGGGCTTTTCGATCGTGGCTTCCTTTTCGGCGATGCCGTCTATGAGGTGACGGCCGTGATTGCCGGACGAATGATCGACAACGATCTGCATCTTGCCCGTCTCGAACGCTCGCTTCGCGAACTCGGTATTGCGCTTCCCCTTTCCCGCATGGAAATCGAGGCGCTCCAGTCGGAACTCATCACGCGCAATGGCCTCAAGGATGGCACCGTCTATCTGCAGGTTTCGCGCGGCGAGGCGGACCGCGATTTCCTTTATCCCGAAACCATGGTGCCAAAACTCGTCGGCTTCACGCAGGCGAAGACGCTGATCGGCACCAGAGCGCAGCGCGAGGGCATTGCGGTCGACCTTGCGGATGATCCACGCTGGCGCCGCCGCGACATCAAGACGTCCATGCTGCTCGGGCAGGTCATGGCGAAGCAGGCAGCCCGGGCGCGCGGTTTCGACGATGTCTGGCTCGTCGAGGAGGGCCTGGTGACGGAGGGTGCATCCTCGACGGCTCATGTCATCACCGCCGACGGGCGGATTCTCACCCGTGCCGCTTCGCGGGCGACGCTGCCGGGCTGTACGCAGCGTGCGCTTGCCCGCCTCTGTGAAACCGAGGGGCTGCATATTGAGGAGCGGGCCTTTGCGCCCGAGGAGGCGCAAGAGGCAGCGGAAGCCTTCCAGACGTCGGCCTCCAGCCTTGTCATGCCGGTCGTACGTATCGGCGGCCGAGTAATCGGCGACGGCAAGCCAGGCCCGATGACGCGGCGGCTGCAAACCCTCTATCTGGAAGCCGCCGGCGTTCCGTCCTAA
- a CDS encoding P1 family peptidase, which yields MKTARDLGLIPEGRLAAGPDNAITDVPGVAVGHRSLRGEGIFTGVTAIIPHPSDLFRVKPRAAVEIINGFGKSAGLMQVAELGTIETPILLTNTFGVAACTEALIRRAIAANPTIGRKTSTVNPLVCECNDGSINDIQALAVTPDDAMAALDAARPGPVEQGAVGAGSGMTAFGFKAGIGTASRRLRIAKCDYTLGTLVLVNFGAAGDLVLPDGRRPDPRASADSERGSVIVIMATDLPLGDRQLQRVARRGGAGLARLGAFWGHGSGDVALCFTTADPVEHEPPSSITTQQRLSDDHIDLSFRAAAETTQEAVLNALCMAPATPARGGRTYPALVDWLKENPRR from the coding sequence ATGAAGACGGCGCGTGACCTCGGCCTGATACCCGAAGGCCGACTGGCGGCAGGTCCGGACAATGCCATCACCGACGTGCCGGGCGTTGCGGTCGGACACCGCTCGCTGCGTGGAGAGGGCATTTTTACGGGCGTGACCGCCATCATCCCACATCCGAGCGACCTCTTTCGCGTGAAGCCGCGCGCGGCCGTGGAGATAATCAACGGCTTCGGCAAGTCGGCGGGCCTGATGCAGGTGGCCGAACTCGGTACGATCGAGACGCCGATCCTGCTCACCAATACCTTTGGTGTGGCGGCCTGCACGGAGGCGCTTATCCGTCGGGCGATTGCCGCCAATCCCACGATTGGGCGAAAAACCTCGACCGTCAATCCACTGGTCTGCGAATGCAACGACGGTAGCATCAACGATATCCAGGCGCTGGCGGTGACACCTGACGATGCCATGGCCGCCCTGGATGCGGCCAGGCCCGGTCCGGTCGAGCAGGGAGCAGTCGGCGCCGGCTCGGGCATGACGGCCTTCGGCTTCAAGGCAGGCATCGGCACGGCCTCGCGCCGCCTGCGCATAGCCAAATGCGACTATACGCTCGGCACGTTGGTCCTCGTCAATTTCGGCGCGGCAGGCGATCTCGTGTTGCCCGACGGCCGCCGACCCGATCCGCGCGCGTCGGCCGATTCCGAACGTGGCTCCGTCATCGTCATCATGGCGACGGACCTGCCGCTCGGCGACCGGCAATTGCAGCGCGTCGCGCGACGCGGTGGGGCGGGGCTTGCCCGGCTCGGCGCTTTCTGGGGCCACGGCAGCGGCGATGTCGCGCTCTGCTTCACGACGGCTGATCCCGTCGAGCACGAACCGCCGTCGTCCATCACGACCCAGCAGCGCCTCTCCGACGATCATATCGATCTTTCCTTCCGTGCTGCTGCGGAAACCACGCAGGAGGCCGTACTGAATGCGCTCTGCATGGCCCCCGCGACGCCGGCGCGGGGCGGCCGTACCTATCCCGCTCTTGTCGATTGGCTGAAGGAGAACCCACGCCGATGA
- a CDS encoding M55 family metallopeptidase, translated as MKVFISADIEGTAGIVHWDEAERTHADWTEFRALMTAEVVAACEGARAAGATEVVLKDAHDSGRNLILDRLPDYVRIVRGWSGHPDAMMFGLDPGFAAAIYTGYHSKAGSEGNPLAHTSNMRISRLLLNGEVASEFTINALCAAGYGVPSIFLAGDAGICSEARAMVPGLKAVETLEGTGRAAISISPAWSRRLIREGVAEALSGDFAQVLPAQAERYELVIEFNNPTDAYRAGWYPGAYSHGPRAVAVKHADFAEILRALVFLKV; from the coding sequence ATGAAAGTCTTCATCTCCGCCGATATCGAAGGCACTGCAGGCATCGTCCATTGGGACGAGGCCGAACGCACCCATGCCGACTGGACCGAGTTCCGCGCCCTGATGACCGCGGAAGTGGTTGCCGCCTGCGAGGGCGCGCGCGCCGCCGGCGCGACGGAGGTCGTGCTAAAGGACGCCCATGACAGCGGGCGCAATCTTATCCTCGATCGCCTCCCGGACTATGTCCGCATCGTGCGCGGCTGGTCTGGCCATCCAGATGCCATGATGTTCGGCCTAGACCCGGGCTTTGCCGCGGCGATCTACACCGGCTACCACTCCAAGGCGGGTAGCGAAGGCAATCCGCTCGCGCATACGTCGAATATGCGCATCTCCCGTTTGCTCCTCAATGGCGAGGTTGCTTCCGAATTCACCATTAATGCGCTCTGTGCTGCCGGTTACGGCGTACCCTCGATCTTCCTTGCCGGTGATGCCGGCATTTGTTCGGAGGCGCGGGCCATGGTGCCGGGGCTGAAGGCAGTCGAGACGCTCGAGGGAACGGGCCGCGCCGCGATCTCGATTTCCCCCGCATGGTCGCGCCGCCTCATCCGCGAGGGTGTGGCAGAGGCGCTCTCAGGCGATTTCGCGCAGGTGCTGCCGGCCCAGGCCGAGCGCTACGAGTTGGTGATCGAGTTCAACAATCCGACGGATGCTTACCGTGCCGGGTGGTATCCGGGTGCCTATTCGCATGGCCCGCGCGCCGTCGCCGTCAAGCACGCAGATTTTGCCGAAATCCTGCGCGCGCTAGTCTTCCTCAAGGTCTGA
- a CDS encoding LysR family transcriptional regulator: MEIKWLEDFVTLADTSSFSRAADMRNVTQPAFSRRIKQLESWLGATLISRATMPAELTAAGRNFLPVAQEAIRTFYAAREALRPSHEAGLIRFAALHTLTVTFFPRWLKALEEAGGAFSTSLMPDRGGIEANLDALVGGEADFFLTYAHPEVPFHLDRGQISSLTVAHDRLVPLVAASISMSGITQPGLHILDRAVAQPRLAIPYLSYGFNSFFGVALSRLLLRRPPFRRRTTHENTISAGLMNMAVTGAGLCWLPESLARDEVETGRLVPASADPGWNLDLEIRLYRHAATRNRKVEDFWRMTKQWLERQPA, encoded by the coding sequence GTGGAGATCAAATGGCTGGAGGATTTCGTGACGCTCGCCGACACGTCGAGTTTTTCGCGCGCGGCAGATATGCGCAACGTGACGCAACCCGCCTTCAGCCGCCGCATCAAGCAGTTGGAGAGCTGGCTCGGCGCGACACTAATCAGCCGCGCCACCATGCCGGCCGAACTCACCGCAGCCGGCCGGAATTTTCTTCCCGTGGCGCAGGAGGCGATCCGCACCTTTTATGCGGCGCGCGAGGCGCTAAGACCATCACACGAAGCGGGTCTTATCCGCTTTGCCGCGCTCCACACCTTGACTGTGACGTTCTTCCCGCGCTGGCTGAAGGCCTTGGAAGAGGCAGGCGGCGCCTTCAGCACCTCGCTGATGCCCGACCGCGGCGGCATAGAGGCCAATCTCGACGCTCTCGTCGGCGGTGAGGCAGATTTTTTTCTTACCTATGCCCACCCGGAGGTGCCGTTCCACCTCGATCGGGGGCAGATTTCATCGCTCACAGTCGCACATGATCGGCTGGTCCCCCTCGTCGCGGCCAGCATCTCCATGTCCGGCATCACGCAGCCGGGACTGCACATTCTCGACCGTGCGGTCGCGCAGCCGCGGCTCGCCATTCCCTATCTCAGCTACGGATTCAATTCCTTCTTCGGCGTCGCCCTGTCGCGTCTGCTCTTGCGCCGACCGCCCTTCAGACGGCGCACAACGCATGAGAACACAATCAGCGCCGGGCTGATGAACATGGCGGTGACGGGCGCGGGCCTCTGCTGGCTGCCGGAGAGCCTTGCGCGCGACGAGGTCGAGACCGGACGCCTCGTGCCCGCTTCGGCGGATCCCGGCTGGAACCTCGACCTCGAAATCCGCCTCTACCGTCACGCCGCCACCCGCAACCGCAAGGTGGAGGACTTCTGGCGCATGACGAAACAATGGCTGGAACGGCAGCCTGCCTGA
- a CDS encoding amidohydrolase, with product MSAAIEADLILHNGRIWRGREEGISEAIAVWRGKILATGGNGDILSLKGPRTEVIDLEGRFASPGLIDNHLHLISTGVTMGWVDATPAAAPTLAALMATLAERAAQTPKGGWVRARGYDQVKLDTGRHPTREDLDRAVPDHPVLLTRACGHVAIANSLALKLAGVTEATPVPDGGVLGFTDGRLNGFLAENAQNLIKAAIPAMTTEELIEAIERGGRYLLSLGITSCMDAAVGQLAGFAEIQAYEMAKLSGRLPVRVWLTLLGDPGVSIVEDCWRAGLISGAGDDMLRVGGVKIFLDGSAGGRTAWMTKPYRDEPDNIGVQMLPDAEVEAIVKSCHDRGYQMACHAIGDGAIEQLIRAYEKALAANPDRDRRHRVEHCGFSTAEQNARMKAAGILPAPQMAFIHDFGDSYISVLGEERGKTSYEIGTWMRMGLKPSTGSDAPVCSPDPFLNLHAMITRKTGKGTVMGEAERLSREEALQAYTEYGAYSQKAEAVKGKLVPGQWADIAVFDNDLLEAPTDTILSGTRCLLTLLAGRVVHDAR from the coding sequence ATGTCTGCTGCAATTGAAGCCGATCTCATCCTGCACAATGGCCGCATCTGGCGCGGCCGGGAGGAAGGTATCAGCGAGGCCATTGCCGTCTGGCGGGGCAAGATTCTGGCCACCGGCGGAAATGGCGACATCTTGAGCCTCAAGGGGCCGCGCACGGAGGTGATCGATCTCGAAGGACGCTTCGCCAGTCCCGGTCTCATCGACAACCACCTGCACCTCATCTCGACCGGCGTCACCATGGGGTGGGTCGATGCGACGCCCGCAGCTGCCCCTACACTCGCCGCCCTGATGGCGACGCTTGCCGAGCGCGCCGCCCAGACGCCGAAAGGCGGCTGGGTTCGCGCCCGCGGTTATGACCAGGTCAAGCTCGATACCGGCCGGCATCCGACGCGGGAAGACCTCGACCGCGCCGTGCCCGATCATCCGGTGCTTTTGACGCGCGCCTGCGGCCATGTTGCGATCGCCAACTCGCTGGCGCTGAAGCTTGCTGGCGTCACCGAGGCGACGCCGGTGCCAGATGGCGGCGTGCTCGGGTTCACCGATGGCCGGCTTAACGGTTTTCTCGCCGAAAACGCGCAGAACCTCATCAAAGCCGCCATCCCCGCAATGACGACCGAGGAGCTGATCGAGGCCATCGAGCGGGGAGGGCGCTATTTGCTCTCGCTTGGCATCACGAGCTGCATGGATGCGGCCGTCGGCCAGCTCGCGGGCTTTGCAGAAATCCAGGCTTATGAAATGGCCAAGCTCTCCGGCCGCCTGCCGGTGCGCGTATGGCTGACGTTGCTCGGCGATCCCGGTGTTTCCATCGTCGAAGACTGCTGGCGAGCCGGTCTCATCTCCGGAGCGGGCGACGACATGCTGCGCGTTGGTGGCGTCAAGATCTTCCTCGATGGTTCGGCGGGCGGGCGCACCGCCTGGATGACGAAGCCCTACCGGGATGAGCCCGACAATATCGGCGTCCAGATGCTGCCCGACGCGGAGGTCGAGGCGATCGTTAAATCCTGCCATGACCGCGGCTATCAGATGGCCTGCCACGCCATCGGCGATGGCGCGATCGAGCAGCTGATCAGGGCCTATGAAAAGGCGCTGGCGGCAAATCCCGACCGGGACCGCCGCCACCGCGTGGAGCATTGCGGCTTCTCCACTGCAGAGCAGAACGCGCGTATGAAGGCGGCCGGCATCCTGCCCGCACCGCAAATGGCCTTCATCCACGATTTCGGCGACAGCTACATTTCCGTGCTTGGGGAGGAACGCGGCAAGACGTCGTATGAGATCGGTACCTGGATGCGCATGGGGTTAAAGCCTTCAACCGGCTCGGATGCGCCGGTCTGCTCTCCCGATCCCTTTTTGAACCTGCACGCCATGATCACGCGCAAGACCGGCAAAGGCACGGTAATGGGAGAGGCCGAAAGGCTGAGCCGCGAAGAGGCGCTGCAGGCCTATACCGAATACGGCGCGTACTCGCAGAAGGCCGAGGCGGTGAAAGGCAAACTGGTGCCCGGTCAATGGGCAGACATCGCCGTCTTCGACAACGACCTGCTGGAGGCACCGACAGACACAATTCTCTCAGGCACGCGCTGCCTGCTGACCCTGCTTGCAGGCCGCGTCGTGCATGACGCGCGCTGA
- a CDS encoding ABC transporter substrate-binding protein produces the protein MLIRLTLATMLSLGVASGALAAGERSGGTLVFTAPYGSSFATLDVQASPNTQEEFITQAIHRALYSWDSNQNKPVLELASSEDVSEDGTVHTYHLRENAVFHNGKPLTTDDLIYSYKRIANPKNAFPGASYIAVIKGAEDFIAGKAEEISGLKKIDDHTLEITYTGPINPGFPLMQSTTVIYPSNVEDESSFAKNPIGLGAFVFKEHVPGSQVVVEKFDKYYEEGKPYLDRINIVLMAEDAARDVAFRNKEIDVSILGPTQYQAYQGEDNLKDHLLEVAEVYTRNIGFNPAFEPFKDKRVRQAINHAINAPLIIERLVKNKAYPAFGWLPISSPAFDKEKAPYSFDPEKAKALLADAGYADGFEFEVTASPNESWGVPIVEAILPMLKKVGITVKPKPVESSALGDAVTSNNFQAFIWSNLSGPDPLNALRCYYSKTPQSACNYTSYASPAFDELYEAAQQERDPAKQTDLLRQANNIVQDDAPVWFFNYNKAVMAYQPWVHGLVPNATELAIQPYDEIWIDETAPEARK, from the coding sequence ATGCTGATAAGACTGACACTGGCCACAATGCTCAGCCTCGGGGTGGCTTCCGGGGCGCTCGCTGCAGGCGAACGTTCCGGTGGAACGCTCGTTTTCACCGCGCCCTATGGCTCGAGTTTCGCCACGCTCGACGTGCAGGCGAGCCCGAACACGCAGGAAGAATTCATCACCCAGGCCATCCATCGCGCGCTCTATAGCTGGGATTCCAACCAGAACAAGCCAGTGCTGGAACTGGCAAGCTCGGAAGATGTCTCCGAAGACGGCACCGTTCACACCTATCACCTGCGCGAAAACGCCGTCTTCCACAACGGTAAACCTCTGACGACCGACGACCTCATCTACAGCTACAAGCGCATCGCAAATCCAAAGAACGCCTTCCCGGGTGCCAGTTACATCGCTGTCATCAAGGGTGCGGAAGACTTCATCGCTGGCAAGGCTGAGGAGATTTCCGGTCTCAAGAAGATCGACGACCACACGCTGGAGATCACCTATACCGGCCCGATCAATCCGGGCTTTCCGCTGATGCAGAGCACAACGGTCATCTACCCGTCGAATGTTGAAGATGAATCGAGCTTCGCCAAGAACCCGATCGGCCTCGGCGCCTTCGTCTTCAAGGAGCATGTGCCGGGCTCGCAGGTGGTCGTCGAGAAGTTCGACAAGTATTATGAGGAAGGAAAACCCTATCTCGACCGCATCAACATCGTGCTGATGGCCGAAGACGCCGCCCGGGATGTCGCGTTCCGCAACAAGGAAATCGACGTTTCGATCCTCGGCCCCACTCAATACCAGGCCTATCAAGGCGAGGACAACCTGAAGGATCACCTGCTTGAAGTCGCCGAGGTCTATACCCGCAATATCGGCTTCAACCCGGCCTTTGAACCTTTCAAGGACAAGCGGGTACGCCAGGCGATCAACCACGCCATCAATGCCCCGCTGATCATCGAGCGCCTCGTCAAGAACAAGGCTTACCCCGCCTTCGGCTGGCTGCCGATCTCCTCGCCCGCCTTCGACAAGGAGAAGGCGCCCTATTCCTTCGACCCGGAAAAGGCAAAAGCACTCCTTGCCGACGCAGGCTATGCCGACGGCTTTGAATTCGAGGTAACCGCGAGCCCGAACGAAAGCTGGGGCGTGCCGATCGTGGAAGCCATTTTGCCGATGCTGAAGAAGGTCGGCATCACCGTGAAGCCGAAGCCCGTTGAGAGCTCGGCGCTCGGCGATGCCGTGACGTCGAACAACTTTCAGGCCTTCATCTGGTCGAACCTTTCGGGTCCCGATCCGCTGAATGCGCTGCGCTGCTATTATTCCAAGACGCCTCAGTCCGCCTGCAACTATACGAGCTATGCGAGCCCCGCTTTCGACGAGCTTTATGAAGCCGCCCAGCAGGAACGCGACCCGGCCAAGCAGACCGACCTTCTGCGCCAGGCCAACAATATTGTTCAGGATGACGCGCCGGTCTGGTTCTTCAACTATAACAAGGCGGTCATGGCCTATCAGCCGTGGGTCCATGGCCTCGTACCGAACGCGACGGAACTGGCGATCCAGCCCTATGACGAGATCTGGATCGACGAAACGGCTCCGGAAGCACGGAAATAA